A window of Lepus europaeus isolate LE1 chromosome 11, mLepTim1.pri, whole genome shotgun sequence contains these coding sequences:
- the LOC133769403 gene encoding large ribosomal subunit protein bL33m, with product MFLSAVSFAKSKSKTILVRMISQAGTGFSFNTKRSRLREKLTLMHYDPVVNKRVLFVEQKKIRSL from the coding sequence ATGTTCCTCTCAGCGGTCTCCTTTGCCAAGAGCAAGTCAAAAACCATTCTGGTGAGAATGATCAGCCAGGCGGGCACGGGCTTCTCCTTCAACACCAAGAGGAGCCGGCTGCGGGAGAAGCTGACTCTAATGCATTACGATCCAGTGGTGAACAAAAGAGTCCTCTTCgtggaacagaaaaaaatacgCTCACTCTAA